A segment of the Serratia fonticola genome:
CAAGTTTTATAACCTTTTGCTTGGCATGGTTGAGGATCGCACGGAGGAAAATAACCTGGAGGTGTCAATTAACTATAGCTGTTTCTTCGATGACAGAAACGTTGCCTGATCCTTTCAGTACTGGAAAACGTTAACAGCTTATCTTTCATTTTTTCGTTTGATAACTCTGGGTAACACATTTGCGTTACCCAGAGATAAAAGCAAGATATAGGTTAATTTTCAGCTCGTAGACTTTTCCCCACATCGCCGCCGGGGTGAACCTTCAATAGCGTTTCCTTGTTGTAGCCACTGCGCTCCATCAGGCAGGCGCAGGCCGCGTCAAATATCGCCAGTACCAGCACAATAGAGGTGGTGGCCAACATATTCAGCGGATCGATCTCGTTCTCCACGCCCGTGCGGATCACCAGTTGCGCCGCGTGAGCAATCGCAGAGTCTGGGTTTTCCGTCACGCTGATGATGGTCACCTTTTTGCTTTGCAAGGTTGGCAGCAGGCGCGTCAGTTCATCTGAGTTCCCCCCACGGGAAATCAGAATGATAACGTCCTCGGCACGTAGAAAACCCAGATCGCCATGTGCCGCGTCGGTGGCGTTAAGGTAAATCGCCGGTTGTTCCACACAGGCCAGCATATGGGCAACCTTACGGGCCGCAATGCCGGAAGTGCCTACGCCCGTCACGGCTATCTTGCCTTTGCACTCCGCCAACAGCGTCAGCAGGCGTTGCCAGGTGGTGGCATCAATGCGTTCCCCAAGCTGTGCCAGTTCACGGCTGTATATCTGCCAGGCTGCGTTGGCGCGTAGCCATTCCTGTTGCATTACGCCTCCTCCTGCATCAACTGGCGATACTTCATATGATCGTGGTACAGCTCATGGAACACGCGGTATTTACGGTCGTAATAGGCTTTAATTTTGTTGGTCTGTGGCGTCACTGTCTTGCCGATGCGGCTCATGGCATTCATCGCTTCCGGCAGCGTGTCGAACACACCCGCAGCGACGGTTCCCATCATCGCACCGCCGAGCAGCATCGCCTCGCTCTCTTCAGGCAACAACATGGCGCAGCCGGTGGCATTGGCATGTTCCTGCACGAAGATGGGGTTCTTGGTGCCGCCCCCGCTGGCCATGATGGTATCGATGCTGTAACCGCTGAGGTTCATGGTTTCGATGATATGACGGGTGCCGAGCGCGATGGCCTGGATGGTCGCCAGATAGTGCAATGCCATGTCTTCCGGTGTCCGTGATAGCTTCAGCCCGGTCAACGTCCCGGTCAGGGTTGGGTTGGCGCGCGGTGAGCGGTTACCGTGGAAGTACGGCAGCATATGGATATCCTGGGTCAGGAAAGCGATATTCTCCGGCTCTCCGGCCATGCGGCGCAGAATAGCGTTTAGTACCTCATAAATGGTCTGGCCGTGGGTCTTCGCCTGGGCCAGCAGGTCCGTATAGCAAGGATGGGACTGAATCATATGGTCGATTAACGCACCCGTAGCCGATTGCCCGCCCTCGTTCAGCCAATACTCCGGTAAAATGGCGGAGTAATAAGGGCCCCACACGCCGCCGATAAAGCGTGCCGTACGTGACATCGCCATATGGCCGGTAGAGGTGCCGCCAATCATGGCGATACGCCGATTAAAATCGGCCACCTCGCCCGAAACACCGGTCGCTCCCAAGGTGCCGAGCGTGCCGGCGTGGGCATCGATGATGGAAACGCTGACGGCGGTACCGGCAATCAGGCCCATCTCGCTGGCGGCGCGTTGAGTCAGGCCGTGGCCCAGCGGTTCCCCCATCATTTTCACGTCGCTGCCGATCTTCTGCGCGTCATGTTCCAGCAGGTCTTCCAGACCAATCTGCTTGAAATAACTCTTATCCCAACGCTGTTCGTGCCCGATATAGGTCCATTTACACACGGTGGAGCACAGCGAACGAGTGGCATCCTGGGTGGCTCGCCAGGTCAGGAAATCTGGCAGGTCAAACAGATAGCCGACATTGGCCCAAGTGGTTGGCATATGCTGTTTCAACCACAGTAGTTTAGGCGTTTGCATTTCCGGTGAAATGATGCCGCCGACAAAATCCAGCACCCGGTGTTTGGTGGCATTAATGCGTTCAGCCTGCGTGATGGCACGGTGATCCATCCACACAATGATATTCTGTTCAGTGCGGCCAGAAGGGCTGATGGTCAGCGGTTTACCTTCTTTATCCAACACCACCAGGGAACAGGTGGCATCAAAGCCCAGGCCTTTCACCTGGATCGGATTGATATCGGCCTGATTGACCGCATCGCGCACCGCGTTGCATACCGCTTGCCAGATATTGTCGGAGGACTGTTCTACAAAGTCCGCCTTCGGGCGATACAGATCAATCGCTCGGCTGGCTTGGCCAACCATTCTGCCGTTGAGATCGAATACGCCCGCGCGTGCACTGCCGGTACCTACATCCACGCCAATAAAATAACTCGCCATAATTTTTCTCCGAATCAGGCTTTTCGATTTTGTAATGCGATGAACAGGATCAGCACGCCGCCCCACAGGGCCATGGTCAGATAGCTGCTGACGCCGAGCAGATTGAGGCCGCTTTCCAGCATTTGCAGTACGATCAGCGCCAGTACCAAGCCAAGGATACGGCCAAAGCCGCCATCCGGGTTTATGCCCCCCAGTACCGAAGCCAGAATAGTGACCAACAGATAAGACTCACCGTACCCGGCCTTGGCCGAGTTGAACTTGGCCATCATCAGCAGCGCTGCACCCCAGCCAAGCAGAGCGGAAAGGATATACACCGCAATTTGTACGCGGGCAGTATTCACACCGCTGAAACGGGTTGCCTGCTCATTCGAGCCAACCAGATATAAACTGCGCCCTAGCGTCGTGTGTTCCAGCAGTACCCATAACCCCACTGCGACCAGCAGGAACAGCAATAGCGCCACGGGAAGGCCGAAGATACTGCCGTTACCAAGGTATTGAATCACCGCCGGGAAACCGGAAATTACCGCACCGTTCGACAGCAGGATATTCAGCCCGGTGATCAGCGTCATGGTGCCGAGCGAGGCAAGAATGGGGGAAACGCCAATCCAGGCGACCAGCACGCCGTTCAGTGCACCAATGGCGACGGCAACGGCCAGCCCGGCCAGCAGTGCTAGCCCCAGGAATAAAGGCTGATCGGGATGGCTGACGATAATGG
Coding sequences within it:
- a CDS encoding SIS domain-containing protein; translation: MQQEWLRANAAWQIYSRELAQLGERIDATTWQRLLTLLAECKGKIAVTGVGTSGIAARKVAHMLACVEQPAIYLNATDAAHGDLGFLRAEDVIILISRGGNSDELTRLLPTLQSKKVTIISVTENPDSAIAHAAQLVIRTGVENEIDPLNMLATTSIVLVLAIFDAACACLMERSGYNKETLLKVHPGGDVGKSLRAEN
- a CDS encoding FGGY-family carbohydrate kinase, whose amino-acid sequence is MASYFIGVDVGTGSARAGVFDLNGRMVGQASRAIDLYRPKADFVEQSSDNIWQAVCNAVRDAVNQADINPIQVKGLGFDATCSLVVLDKEGKPLTISPSGRTEQNIIVWMDHRAITQAERINATKHRVLDFVGGIISPEMQTPKLLWLKQHMPTTWANVGYLFDLPDFLTWRATQDATRSLCSTVCKWTYIGHEQRWDKSYFKQIGLEDLLEHDAQKIGSDVKMMGEPLGHGLTQRAASEMGLIAGTAVSVSIIDAHAGTLGTLGATGVSGEVADFNRRIAMIGGTSTGHMAMSRTARFIGGVWGPYYSAILPEYWLNEGGQSATGALIDHMIQSHPCYTDLLAQAKTHGQTIYEVLNAILRRMAGEPENIAFLTQDIHMLPYFHGNRSPRANPTLTGTLTGLKLSRTPEDMALHYLATIQAIALGTRHIIETMNLSGYSIDTIMASGGGTKNPIFVQEHANATGCAMLLPEESEAMLLGGAMMGTVAAGVFDTLPEAMNAMSRIGKTVTPQTNKIKAYYDRKYRVFHELYHDHMKYRQLMQEEA
- a CDS encoding ABC transporter permease, with amino-acid sequence MTQLTRLIPQDRIIRLQSVIIIAVGLLFAVLLGQRFFSVGNFQSIASQLPILGMLALGMGITMLTGGINLSIIAGANACSLVMAAIIVSHPDQPLFLGLALLAGLAVAVAIGALNGVLVAWIGVSPILASLGTMTLITGLNILLSNGAVISGFPAVIQYLGNGSIFGLPVALLLFLLVAVGLWVLLEHTTLGRSLYLVGSNEQATRFSGVNTARVQIAVYILSALLGWGAALLMMAKFNSAKAGYGESYLLVTILASVLGGINPDGGFGRILGLVLALIVLQMLESGLNLLGVSSYLTMALWGGVLILFIALQNRKA